One part of the Vanessa atalanta chromosome 4, ilVanAtal1.2, whole genome shotgun sequence genome encodes these proteins:
- the LOC125077581 gene encoding uncharacterized protein LOC125077581 has protein sequence MNKLLTILGTKRLFDCRSITTRIAADGKDVSKNKQYENRITLIGSDNSVSITDLKNAQNLSTRRDLKLVKIQDADSKTRRPVYKLMTNAQYHDEELSRRKEKKAASDSNTLKGQKLMTISSKIADHDILTGCKKMGKLLEKQYEVKVVISGDESEHPKLERIYTIIEKNLKTVGKVVQLRTKGNNMRFQIVPIKDKIDQSKVEATSGQNNNNDNNKGPL, from the exons ATGAATAAGCTACTTACTATACTTGGTACGAAAAGATTATTTGATTGTCGGTCTATCACCACAAGAATAGCTGCTGATGGAAAAGATGtttccaaaaataaacaatacgaAAACAGAATTACACTTATTGGTTCAGATAACTCAGTCAGTATAACGGATCTTAAAAATGCCCAGAATTTGTCAACAAGACGTGATTTAAAATTGGTTAAAATCCAGGATGCTGATTCGAAGACAAGACGACCAGTATATAA atTAATGACAAATGCACAGTATCATGACGAAGAACTTTCaagaagaaaagaaaaaaaagcagCATCCGATAGTAACACTCTTAAAGGTCAAAAGTTGATGActatatcttcgaaaatagCAGATCATGATATATTGACAGGTTGTAAAAAAATGGGAAAGCTACTTGAAAAACAATATGAAGTTAAAGTAGTTATATCTGGTGATGAAAGCGAGCATCCAAAATTg GAGAGGATATATACGATAATAGAAAAGAACTTAAAGACAGTAGGTAAAGTGGTGCAATTAAGAACCAAAGGAAATAATATGAGATTTCAAATAGTCCCAATTAAGGATAAAATAGATCAGTCCAAAGTTGAAGCTACTTCgggtcaaaataataataatgacaataacAAGGGGCCACTATGA